TTTGCCTTTGCCTCCTTGACGATATCCAAATAGGCCAAAGCGGGCTTGACGATGACCATATCGGCGCCCTCGGCGACATCGAGAGCGAGCTCTTTCATCGCCTCGCGCCGGTTCGCGGGATCCATCTGGTATTGCTTTCGATCGCCGAACTGCGGCGCGGAGTTAGCCGCGTCGCGGAAGGGTCCGTAGTATCCGGAGGCGTACTTGACGGCATAGCTCATGATAGCCGTATTCGTATAGCCCTTCGCATCGAGCGCCTCACGTATGGCGGCGACACGCCCGTCCATCATATCCGACGGCGCGACGATATCGGCGCCTGACTCCGCTTGGCTGACAGCTACCTTTTGGAGGTGCGCAAGCGTCTTGTCATTGTCCACGTAATTTCCGCAGAGTTCTCCGCAGTGTCCATGGCTCGTGTACTGGCAGAGGCAGACATCGCCGATGACGACGAGCTCGGGGACGGCCTTCTTGATTGCCATGACAGCCTGCTGTACGGGAGATGTCATATCCCATGCGGAGGATCCGACCTCGTCCTTGTACGCCGGCAG
This portion of the Selenomonas sp. TAMA-11512 genome encodes:
- the hemB gene encoding porphobilinogen synthase, with product MIQQPLRPRRMRISPAMRDMVRETCLTVKDLIYPIFVVPGTGVKNAIPSMPDCYQLSVDHAAELAKEAAALGIPAIEIFGLPAYKDEVGSSAWDMTSPVQQAVMAIKKAVPELVVIGDVCLCQYTSHGHCGELCGNYVDNDKTLAHLQKVAVSQAESGADIVAPSDMMDGRVAAIREALDAKGYTNTAIMSYAVKYASGYYGPFRDAANSAPQFGDRKQYQMDPANRREAMKELALDVAEGADMVIVKPALAYLDIVKEAKANCHLPIVTYNVSGEYAMVKAAAANGWIDEERIVLETLTSMKRAGADLIITYHALDAARWLSKA